In Bacillota bacterium, one genomic interval encodes:
- a CDS encoding acyltransferase produces MKDVRLYPQSRIENFQAKKSAIVIESHCRIKGQLLVYGHSGRIKIGQYSFIGEGSYIWSSSSVTIGNRVLISHGVNIHDGNAHSLSAENRHKHFYDIITSGMPSVLEDVEDEPIIIQDDVWIGFNSTILKGVTIGHGAIIGACSLVMKNVAPYTIVAGNPCEVLGNARK; encoded by the coding sequence ATGAAGGACGTAAGATTGTATCCTCAAAGTCGTATCGAAAATTTTCAGGCTAAAAAAAGTGCAATCGTTATAGAATCTCATTGCAGAATAAAAGGACAGTTACTTGTCTATGGACATTCAGGTAGAATCAAGATTGGTCAGTATAGTTTTATTGGAGAAGGGTCATATATTTGGTCTTCTTCATCTGTTACAATTGGGAACCGTGTTCTAATATCTCATGGGGTGAACATACATGATGGAAATGCTCATTCTCTATCTGCAGAGAATAGACATAAACATTTTTATGATATTATTACATCAGGTATGCCTTCAGTTTTGGAAGATGTGGAGGATGAACCTATAATTATTCAGGATGATGTTTGGATTGGTTTCAATTCGACTATTTTAAAAGGAGTCACGATTGGGCATGGAGCAATAATTGGAGCTTGTTCACTAGTGATGAAAAATGTTGCTCCATATACGATAGTAGCTGGTAATCCATGTGAAGTATTGGGAAATGCTAGAAAATAA
- a CDS encoding class I SAM-dependent methyltransferase: protein MLKQIKKVVPKPVKSFLRRILFFSLDKIDTLMGIGNSSIPPRRLRFDGPKNTQIFIENGKEFFRYYRDLCEIKSNNKILDVGCGIGRKTIPLVDFLDEEGLYEGLDIIEEGIDWLKKNITKKFPNFNFTHVDVYNLEYNPNGKINASEFVFPYDDETFDLVVLGSVFTHMLPIDIENYISQISRVLKKGGKSLITFFLLDEEALSLINRANAKAYSGRKLDFQYIRENYRTIDENMPELAVAYELPYIVNLYKNNNLLINDPIYYGSWCGRRDYLGNQDMVVATKI, encoded by the coding sequence TTGCTTAAACAAATTAAAAAAGTTGTTCCTAAGCCTGTTAAATCATTCCTAAGAAGGATACTCTTCTTTAGTCTTGATAAAATTGATACTCTAATGGGAATAGGGAATTCTTCAATTCCTCCAAGAAGATTGAGATTTGACGGGCCTAAAAATACTCAAATTTTTATAGAGAATGGTAAAGAATTTTTCCGGTATTATCGGGACCTTTGTGAGATCAAATCTAACAATAAAATACTTGATGTAGGATGTGGAATAGGAAGAAAAACTATCCCCTTAGTAGATTTTCTTGACGAAGAGGGCTTATATGAGGGGTTGGATATAATCGAAGAAGGTATCGATTGGTTAAAAAAGAATATTACTAAAAAGTTTCCTAATTTTAACTTTACACATGTTGATGTGTATAATTTGGAGTATAATCCTAATGGCAAGATTAATGCTTCTGAGTTTGTTTTCCCTTATGATGATGAAACTTTCGATTTAGTAGTTCTAGGCTCTGTTTTTACACATATGCTGCCAATAGATATTGAAAATTATATTTCACAAATAAGCAGAGTTTTGAAGAAAGGAGGAAAATCGTTGATAACTTTTTTCCTTCTGGATGAAGAAGCTTTATCATTGATAAATCGAGCGAATGCGAAAGCTTACAGTGGAAGAAAACTAGATTTTCAGTATATCAGAGAAAATTATCGGACTATTGATGAGAATATGCCAGAGCTTGCTGTAGCATATGAATTACCATATATTGTTAACTTGTACAAAAACAATAATCTGCTTATCAATGACCCGATTTATTACGGCTCATGGTGCGGTAGGAGGGATTATTTGGGAAACCAGGATATGGTTGTTGCGACAAAAATATGA
- a CDS encoding DUF115 domain-containing protein, with protein sequence MQYEIYEYFLHPNFTFRKIVSKLFCLLARYSTIASDLIEPSKWINKADKKLLEKNNVLKHKYKNQRCFILATGPSLNKVDLDLLNGEVTIGVNSIWQHYDFTKWEPEVICYVHPIETEYQKSDSWKKYFSEFQLISKKSTLLTRLREKKIIETQQLFPLDRTKFISFGKELHRVRNVNFDLTRNIPSSKTVGVTAIITAVYMGCNPIYLLGFDHDWLTQRGSTTHFFKKEDALIEEEVGSTIHGDYDFYCREAVTVWKAYKVLKKALDKMGIEILNASPDSFLDVFPVINYNDIFKK encoded by the coding sequence ATGCAATATGAAATTTATGAATATTTTTTACATCCAAACTTTACATTCCGAAAAATTGTGTCAAAATTATTTTGCTTACTTGCCAGATATAGCACAATAGCATCAGATTTAATTGAACCCAGCAAATGGATAAACAAAGCTGATAAGAAATTATTAGAGAAAAACAATGTACTCAAACATAAATACAAAAATCAGCGATGCTTTATTCTTGCGACGGGACCATCATTAAATAAAGTTGATCTTGATCTTCTAAATGGAGAAGTTACAATAGGAGTAAATTCCATTTGGCAGCATTATGATTTTACTAAATGGGAGCCCGAAGTTATATGTTATGTTCATCCTATTGAGACGGAGTACCAAAAATCTGATTCATGGAAAAAATATTTTTCAGAATTTCAATTGATCTCTAAAAAATCTACTTTATTAACGAGATTAAGAGAAAAAAAAATAATTGAAACACAACAACTATTCCCTTTGGACAGAACAAAATTTATTTCATTTGGTAAAGAACTTCACAGAGTCCGGAATGTAAATTTTGACTTGACCCGAAATATTCCAAGCTCCAAGACTGTTGGAGTGACTGCAATAATTACTGCGGTATATATGGGTTGTAATCCGATTTATCTTTTGGGATTCGATCACGACTGGCTTACACAGCGAGGGAGTACAACTCATTTTTTTAAAAAAGAGGACGCACTTATTGAGGAAGAAGTAGGGTCCACCATTCATGGTGATTATGATTTCTATTGTCGTGAAGCGGTGACTGTCTGGAAAGCATATAAGGTGCTTAAAAAAGCCCTTGATAAAATGGGAATTGAAATATTAAATGCTTCGCCTGATAGTTTTCTTGATGTCTTTCCCGTCATAAACTATAATGATATTTTTAAAAAGTAA
- a CDS encoding CDP-glycerol glycerophosphotransferase family protein encodes MERIRLKKILAIAHQYGGANVLSPVIRELKYNYDIRIKTLGYNYSAVSFKKSRINFDDPRKIYDFYDDNSLMQTAKRIIKIEKPDLLLCGTSDGFNLEKALVLASRELQVCSIGILDNWTNLGLRFNEDDLGVDLIYLPDKLAVMDQFVKENILKFGVKNENIIVTGNPYFDEIINYQNVESSKSVRTELLLKDDDFIITFFSEPHSIDYGTDNSNLLFKGFTEKDVLKGIVYCIKKLNNYLSKNIVLLIKLHPKEDGKFILDEVENSMIRYRFLKEFDQRKLILASDIVIGIESIVLMESVILGKPTISFQPGLVGEDNLFSNLLGITKPIYRTDELLIYMKHLLNNWHATCEDKTRDIILDGLSSKRVIKIINGLLK; translated from the coding sequence TTGGAGAGAATTAGACTGAAAAAAATATTAGCCATTGCGCATCAATATGGTGGTGCAAATGTCCTTAGTCCAGTTATAAGAGAATTAAAATATAACTACGATATTAGAATCAAAACACTTGGGTATAATTATTCAGCAGTCAGTTTTAAGAAGTCCAGAATTAACTTTGATGATCCGAGGAAGATTTATGATTTCTATGACGATAATTCACTCATGCAAACGGCTAAAAGAATTATTAAAATTGAAAAACCTGATTTGTTATTGTGTGGTACATCAGATGGATTTAATTTGGAAAAAGCATTAGTATTGGCATCAAGGGAGTTGCAGGTATGTTCGATTGGGATTTTGGACAATTGGACAAATTTAGGTTTGCGTTTTAATGAAGATGATTTAGGTGTTGATTTAATTTATTTACCTGATAAACTTGCAGTAATGGATCAATTTGTCAAAGAAAATATATTGAAATTTGGAGTTAAAAATGAAAATATAATCGTTACGGGTAATCCATATTTTGATGAGATTATAAATTATCAAAATGTAGAAAGTTCCAAAAGTGTTAGAACGGAACTCTTACTAAAAGATGATGATTTCATAATCACTTTTTTTTCCGAGCCTCATTCCATAGATTATGGAACGGATAATTCAAATCTGTTATTCAAAGGTTTCACGGAAAAAGATGTGCTGAAGGGTATTGTATATTGTATAAAAAAGTTAAATAATTATTTATCAAAAAACATAGTCTTACTCATCAAGTTACATCCAAAAGAAGACGGTAAATTCATACTCGATGAGGTAGAGAATTCGATGATTAGATATCGATTCCTTAAAGAGTTCGATCAGAGAAAACTTATATTAGCTTCTGACATAGTTATCGGTATTGAATCAATAGTTTTAATGGAATCAGTAATTCTGGGAAAACCAACAATCAGCTTTCAACCTGGATTAGTAGGTGAGGACAATCTATTTAGTAATTTACTAGGTATAACTAAACCGATATATAGAACGGATGAATTACTAATATACATGAAGCACTTACTTAATAATTGGCATGCGACATGTGAAGATAAAACAAGAGATATAATACTTGACGGATTATCAAGTAAACGTGTCATTAAAATAATAAATGGATTACTGAAATGA
- a CDS encoding DegT/DnrJ/EryC1/StrS family aminotransferase → MKSKLALFGGEKVRKTPFPHQNSIGDEEKNAAVKVIESGALSGFIGEYCPEFFGGPIVQVTEKKFANYFGAKHAILVNSATTALHTAVAALGIGPGDEVIVTPYTMTASAAVVLLQNACPVFVDIDENTYCLDPLKVEAKITSRTKAIMMVDIFGQPAHWDEIRAIAKKHNLKIIEDGAQAANAKYKGKMACTLGDIGVLSLNYHKIIHCGEGGILFTDDEELAIRCKLIRNHGETSVDHFNLSNISHTIGSNYRMNEIEAAIARCQLDKLSYLYEVRNNLADYLTKKLSEFDCLGLPKIENGVESARYLYPIRFLENKCEISRSTFCKALVAEGIPVEEGYVKPLYLQSMYQKRSGRFPNAPEGFCSLCGGPKKDGCNFDIGLCPTAERMHFKELFIGDFCHHPLTEKDMDDIYDAFYKVISNLEELKNFGEN, encoded by the coding sequence TTGAAATCTAAATTGGCTCTTTTCGGTGGTGAAAAAGTGAGAAAAACTCCTTTCCCTCACCAGAATAGTATTGGTGATGAGGAGAAGAATGCAGCAGTTAAAGTTATCGAATCAGGTGCTTTATCTGGGTTTATTGGAGAATATTGTCCCGAGTTTTTTGGGGGTCCCATTGTACAAGTGACAGAAAAGAAATTTGCTAATTATTTTGGTGCTAAGCACGCAATATTAGTGAATTCTGCTACAACGGCATTACACACGGCTGTTGCTGCTCTTGGCATTGGTCCAGGTGATGAAGTCATAGTAACCCCGTATACTATGACAGCTTCGGCGGCAGTTGTATTATTACAGAACGCTTGCCCGGTATTTGTTGATATTGATGAAAATACATATTGTTTGGACCCTTTAAAAGTTGAAGCGAAAATAACATCTCGAACAAAAGCTATAATGATGGTTGATATTTTTGGACAACCTGCTCATTGGGATGAGATACGAGCTATAGCAAAGAAACATAATTTAAAAATTATTGAAGATGGAGCTCAGGCAGCTAATGCCAAATACAAGGGGAAAATGGCTTGCACACTTGGGGACATAGGAGTCTTGAGTCTGAATTATCATAAGATAATCCATTGTGGTGAAGGTGGTATTCTTTTTACTGATGATGAAGAGCTAGCCATCAGATGTAAACTAATACGAAACCATGGTGAAACCTCCGTTGATCATTTTAATTTATCGAATATCTCCCATACTATTGGTTCAAATTACCGGATGAATGAAATTGAAGCTGCTATCGCTCGCTGTCAGCTGGATAAATTATCCTATCTTTATGAGGTTCGGAATAATTTGGCAGATTATTTAACGAAAAAATTATCGGAATTTGATTGTCTTGGTCTCCCTAAGATTGAGAATGGAGTTGAGAGTGCTCGTTATTTGTATCCTATCCGATTTCTTGAGAACAAGTGCGAAATTTCAAGATCCACATTTTGCAAAGCGTTAGTAGCTGAAGGGATACCTGTAGAGGAAGGCTATGTAAAACCACTCTATCTTCAAAGCATGTATCAAAAAAGAAGTGGTAGATTTCCAAATGCTCCAGAGGGATTTTGTAGTTTATGTGGGGGTCCGAAAAAAGATGGTTGTAATTTCGATATAGGTTTGTGCCCGACAGCGGAGCGGATGCATTTCAAAGAATTATTCATAGGGGACTTTTGTCATCATCCATTAACTGAGAAAGATATGGATGATATTTATGATGCATTTTATAAAGTTATATCGAACCTCGAAGAGTTGAAGAATTTTGGAGAGAATTAG
- a CDS encoding Gfo/Idh/MocA family oxidoreductase: MLKVAIIGCGDIAGGYDQKKMDNLIRTHAKAFLLNENATMVAATDTNIKNLENFTEFWEINKGYTNFNEMLDNNDLDILSICTPPKNRFEVIKKAVDVGVKLIFCEKPLAANSTEAKKIVEYCREKQTKIAVNYRRRWDPYHREIQKIIENSTFGKPSTLQCNYLRGISNYGTHIIDLIHFWFGKIKWVWANNRLMEKFEDPSLDVYLLTESGIGCNLLSSHRQSFDLFEYTLIFDRAKFEFQDEGFVGNFYELSRNPYFDDLDIFKVKNSNRNLNNVFVNIIEQLCSCIDSDNEPYCNANDGYRVLKIVDAIKESIKLDKKIFIDE, encoded by the coding sequence ATGCTCAAGGTTGCAATAATTGGTTGTGGAGATATAGCAGGAGGGTACGACCAAAAGAAGATGGATAATCTGATAAGAACTCATGCTAAAGCTTTTTTATTGAATGAAAACGCTACAATGGTTGCTGCTACAGACACCAATATAAAGAATCTTGAAAATTTTACAGAATTTTGGGAAATAAATAAAGGCTATACAAATTTTAATGAGATGCTTGATAATAATGATCTTGATATTCTTAGTATTTGCACACCTCCAAAAAATAGATTTGAAGTAATTAAAAAGGCTGTTGATGTTGGAGTAAAACTTATATTTTGTGAGAAACCATTAGCAGCCAATTCAACCGAAGCAAAGAAAATAGTTGAGTATTGTAGAGAAAAACAGACGAAAATTGCAGTGAATTATAGACGAAGATGGGATCCATATCATCGAGAAATTCAAAAAATTATTGAGAACTCGACTTTTGGAAAACCGAGTACGCTTCAATGTAATTATTTAAGAGGGATTAGTAATTATGGTACTCATATAATTGACCTCATTCATTTTTGGTTTGGCAAAATAAAATGGGTCTGGGCTAATAATCGATTAATGGAAAAATTTGAGGATCCTTCACTTGATGTTTATCTTTTAACAGAATCAGGAATTGGATGCAATTTATTATCATCGCACAGGCAAAGTTTTGATTTATTTGAATATACTTTAATCTTTGATAGGGCGAAATTCGAATTTCAGGATGAAGGATTTGTCGGTAATTTTTATGAACTTTCACGCAATCCATACTTTGATGATCTGGATATTTTTAAGGTGAAGAATTCGAACAGGAATTTAAATAATGTTTTTGTTAATATTATCGAACAACTCTGTAGCTGCATTGATTCTGACAATGAGCCTTATTGTAATGCAAATGATGGATATAGGGTATTAAAAATTGTTGATGCTATTAAAGAATCAATTAAACTTGATAAAAAAATATTTATTGACGAATAG
- a CDS encoding glycosyltransferase family protein — MYAKNNKGLITAIIAARMNSSRMPGKSMALLCGIPSLEHIINRLKASRFIDQIIVATTTNNTDDKIRECAKMNGVLCFSGSEDDVLDRTVKAGEISNSEHVVIVNGDSPIIDPYVVDCVISAYFKNNADYASNSWKESWPVGTEAEICRLATLQKINTSSTDPAYHEHVTLELNENRNKYKMIDVTASSDEMWPELRLTLDTQEDYKLISYIYENLYPSNQLFGIKEIVEFLKQKPEFVRINSNIKQKDIR; from the coding sequence ATGTACGCAAAAAATAATAAAGGATTAATTACTGCAATCATAGCTGCTCGAATGAATTCGTCCAGAATGCCTGGTAAATCCATGGCGTTGCTGTGTGGGATACCATCATTAGAACATATCATAAATCGACTGAAAGCAAGCAGATTTATTGATCAAATTATTGTGGCGACCACCACAAATAATACTGACGATAAAATAAGAGAATGTGCGAAAATGAATGGAGTTCTTTGTTTTTCAGGTAGTGAAGATGATGTCTTGGACAGGACTGTAAAAGCCGGTGAAATTTCGAATTCGGAGCACGTTGTGATTGTAAATGGTGATAGTCCAATAATAGATCCTTACGTCGTCGATTGTGTCATTTCTGCTTATTTCAAGAATAATGCTGACTATGCATCAAATTCATGGAAAGAATCTTGGCCTGTGGGCACAGAAGCTGAAATTTGTCGATTAGCAACCTTACAAAAAATTAATACTTCCTCAACTGATCCGGCTTATCATGAACACGTTACACTTGAGCTGAATGAAAACAGGAATAAATATAAGATGATAGATGTTACGGCAAGTTCAGATGAGATGTGGCCTGAATTAAGATTAACATTAGATACGCAAGAAGATTATAAGCTTATTAGTTATATCTATGAAAATTTGTATCCTTCTAATCAATTATTTGGAATTAAAGAAATAGTTGAGTTTCTAAAACAAAAGCCGGAATTTGTCCGAATAAACTCGAATATAAAACAAAAAGACATCAGATAA
- a CDS encoding polysaccharide biosynthesis C-terminal domain-containing protein, with protein sequence MLDKKKFAKSVGILSNVTFLNVLFSFFNSLLIAYYFGVSRELEIYFAALTLFQLAQKLSHSGIISEVFIPYFVKYADTPFYYKYANSLISIFILIGILLIIMLIFLAKPLMSFLIPGFSTEDISNSTVIYIYVLPLLPIVIVNSIFDAILQARKRFGITEGGILVSQIIGLCLFLLLVGSLNIYALLISFMCAPIVRIVFVSTQIRDVIKNFRFELNLKDEEVTSSLFKITPFIGYTFITQGVIFFTTSIVSFLPQGSLAILKYSQNIFDKMSRITTGPIVTVAYVELSEAINSSLEKFARLFKSVYSYALPVSLIVISLILLGNEELLSIIFVRGKFSQGDANILYYCLLVQSFSLPFAIYSVMSRKSFISVHKTTLANIFMILHQVIYIALVYFLAERWGIIGVLLSTSFTYFFMTFIYYLMQRKIFAFKYSWNEIKKILSIVAIIILGIMPIIIFRFIINEYFLLKEPVYLTAVAIFLYYLMFLSFTILLSKIFHVEEIYKLYLSVKELFQRLLSLKIKFNTK encoded by the coding sequence GTGCTAGATAAGAAAAAATTTGCTAAATCAGTTGGTATTTTAAGCAATGTAACTTTTTTAAATGTTTTATTCTCCTTTTTCAATTCTCTTCTAATTGCGTATTATTTTGGAGTTTCTAGAGAGCTTGAAATTTATTTTGCTGCACTTACGCTTTTCCAATTGGCACAAAAATTATCTCATTCCGGAATCATTAGTGAAGTATTTATACCTTATTTCGTAAAATATGCAGATACACCATTTTATTACAAATATGCGAATTCACTGATAAGTATATTTATTTTAATTGGCATACTTCTGATAATAATGCTTATATTCCTCGCAAAACCTTTAATGTCTTTTTTAATCCCGGGCTTTTCTACTGAAGATATCTCCAACTCGACTGTCATTTATATTTACGTGCTTCCGTTACTGCCTATCGTAATTGTTAACTCAATTTTTGATGCAATTTTACAAGCTCGTAAACGATTTGGAATTACAGAAGGAGGGATTTTGGTAAGCCAAATTATTGGTCTTTGTTTATTTCTTTTACTTGTTGGATCTCTTAATATTTATGCATTGTTGATATCATTTATGTGCGCTCCGATTGTAAGAATAGTATTTGTTTCCACTCAAATTAGAGATGTGATAAAGAATTTCAGATTTGAGTTAAATCTGAAAGATGAAGAAGTTACTTCCAGTTTATTTAAAATTACTCCTTTCATTGGATACACATTTATTACTCAAGGTGTTATTTTTTTTACAACATCCATTGTATCATTTCTTCCGCAAGGAAGTTTAGCCATTCTAAAATATTCACAAAATATTTTTGATAAAATGAGCCGCATAACAACAGGACCAATTGTTACTGTAGCTTATGTAGAGCTATCTGAAGCAATTAATTCTTCACTAGAAAAGTTTGCTCGACTATTCAAAAGTGTTTACAGTTATGCTTTACCAGTTAGTCTCATAGTAATATCTTTAATCCTACTAGGTAACGAAGAATTATTGTCAATAATTTTTGTGAGAGGTAAATTTTCGCAAGGTGACGCAAATATACTATATTATTGTTTACTCGTTCAATCTTTCAGCTTACCGTTTGCTATTTATTCAGTGATGTCCAGGAAATCTTTCATTAGCGTTCATAAAACTACATTGGCAAATATATTTATGATACTTCATCAAGTAATCTACATAGCATTAGTATATTTCTTGGCTGAACGATGGGGTATTATCGGAGTACTCCTTAGTACATCATTCACTTATTTTTTTATGACATTTATTTATTATTTAATGCAAAGAAAAATATTTGCGTTCAAGTATAGTTGGAATGAAATAAAAAAAATACTATCAATTGTTGCGATAATAATCCTGGGCATTATGCCGATAATTATCTTTAGATTTATCATCAATGAGTATTTTTTATTAAAAGAACCGGTGTATTTAACTGCGGTAGCGATATTTTTATACTATTTGATGTTCCTGAGTTTTACGATCCTATTAAGCAAGATATTCCATGTTGAGGAAATATATAAATTATATTTGAGTGTAAAAGAATTATTCCAAAGGTTACTATCTCTTAAAATTAAGTTCAATACTAAATAA
- a CDS encoding class I SAM-dependent methyltransferase yields the protein MTSNKNLQDIYERVYSQGKEKFFTFDTLDITKKIADELNYKDLEILEIGCGTGETAYEISLRDPKLVTAVDYSESAIKTAQGNYIKSNLKFEVKSIEHVVGKYDCIIMQEVIEHTDNPYSTIQKLTEHLKDKGHLILTCPSFLNIRGYVWMTLQLLFNVPMSLTDKHFISPFDMEKWAQECNLSLKWFTFRHDQGSGDKMIYDLKKRLTNALSDANFNNTNVDLLLEWLLKASQYEVETVSNGAKALYHFQKTNNNSPCY from the coding sequence ATGACAAGTAATAAGAATTTGCAGGATATTTATGAAAGAGTGTACTCACAAGGGAAAGAGAAGTTTTTTACTTTCGACACTCTTGACATTACAAAAAAAATAGCAGATGAATTAAATTACAAAGACTTAGAAATTCTCGAAATTGGATGTGGAACTGGAGAGACAGCTTATGAAATTTCTTTGAGGGATCCAAAATTAGTAACGGCTGTTGATTATTCGGAAAGTGCGATTAAAACAGCTCAAGGCAACTATATCAAGTCTAATTTGAAATTCGAAGTCAAATCAATTGAACACGTTGTTGGAAAATATGATTGTATTATTATGCAGGAAGTTATTGAACATACTGATAATCCATATTCAACGATACAAAAATTAACTGAGCATTTAAAAGATAAAGGACATTTGATTCTTACTTGCCCTTCATTTTTGAATATTCGTGGATATGTTTGGATGACACTACAATTACTTTTCAATGTCCCTATGTCTTTAACCGACAAACATTTTATTTCACCATTTGATATGGAAAAATGGGCACAGGAGTGTAACTTATCATTAAAATGGTTTACGTTTAGGCATGATCAAGGCTCTGGAGACAAAATGATTTATGATTTAAAGAAGAGACTTACCAATGCGTTAAGCGATGCAAATTTTAACAACACTAATGTAGATCTACTCTTGGAGTGGTTATTAAAAGCCTCTCAGTATGAAGTGGAAACAGTATCTAATGGTGCAAAAGCTCTGTATCATTTTCAAAAAACAAATAATAATTCGCCTTGTTACTGA
- a CDS encoding acylneuraminate cytidylyltransferase family protein, translating into MIKILGVIPARGGSKGIPRKNLYPLAGYPLIYYSIFSAKKSRMLTEIIVTTDDEEIKDKSIEFGANVPFMRPPELSTDMALAVPTIKHAVLEMERINNIVYDYVIMLQPTAPLRTARHIDESLSYLISSDADSIISVVDVDNNHPFKMKVIKDNLLFDYQKSSLENPPRQSLPKIYIVNGAIYATKRNTLINGNTFKGEKCLPYIMTEEYSVNIDNLRDFYVAEYYLKNYNNTEWI; encoded by the coding sequence ATGATTAAAATTCTTGGTGTCATTCCAGCCAGAGGAGGATCTAAAGGAATACCAAGGAAAAATTTATATCCCTTGGCTGGTTACCCTTTGATTTATTATTCAATTTTTTCCGCAAAAAAATCAAGGATGCTAACTGAAATTATTGTCACTACAGACGACGAAGAAATTAAAGATAAGTCTATTGAGTTCGGTGCAAATGTTCCATTTATGAGACCACCTGAGTTATCCACCGATATGGCTTTAGCAGTACCAACTATAAAGCATGCAGTTCTTGAAATGGAAAGGATTAATAATATTGTGTACGATTATGTAATAATGCTTCAACCAACAGCACCACTTAGAACTGCCAGACATATAGATGAATCGTTGAGTTATTTAATCTCCTCTGACGCTGATAGCATTATCAGTGTAGTTGATGTTGATAATAATCACCCTTTCAAGATGAAGGTCATTAAAGATAATTTGTTATTCGATTATCAAAAATCTTCTCTGGAGAATCCCCCTAGGCAAAGTTTACCTAAAATTTATATTGTTAATGGCGCAATATATGCTACTAAAAGAAATACATTAATTAATGGGAATACTTTCAAAGGTGAGAAATGCTTACCTTACATAATGACAGAAGAATATTCAGTCAATATTGATAATCTACGTGATTTTTATGTTGCTGAATATTATTTGAAAAACTACAATAATACCGAGTGGATATGA
- a CDS encoding N-acetylneuraminate synthase family protein, whose amino-acid sequence MIFIAEFCQNHNGDFEILKDMVWAAKESGADYAKIQNIFADMLTFRGEFEQGVTENDIVVTIKRPYQAEYERLKKLELTYKEQENFITLCKSAGIKPLTTVFTRDSVLKLKELGFDDIKIASYDCGSFPLLNEVKNNFTNIYVSTGATYDNEIIKAAEVLGGSQFSFLHCVTIYPTPTDSFNLARMEFLKKYSNNVGWSDHSLVERDNIWGTIAALYYGASIIERHFTILPKDKTKDGPVSITPEQTKEIKRVSNLSKEELLIYLKEKFPEYEKTFGNITRELTPAELLNRNYYRGRFASRNKDGNYVYNWEESEVIFK is encoded by the coding sequence ATGATTTTTATTGCTGAATTTTGTCAAAACCATAATGGAGATTTCGAAATTCTAAAAGATATGGTTTGGGCTGCGAAAGAGAGTGGTGCTGATTACGCAAAAATTCAAAATATTTTTGCTGATATGCTAACTTTTCGAGGTGAGTTTGAACAAGGTGTGACAGAGAACGATATTGTAGTAACGATTAAGCGACCCTACCAAGCGGAATATGAAAGACTGAAAAAGTTAGAATTAACTTATAAGGAGCAAGAAAATTTTATCACACTATGCAAATCAGCAGGAATTAAACCATTAACTACAGTTTTTACCAGGGATTCGGTACTAAAATTAAAGGAACTCGGATTTGATGATATCAAAATTGCGAGTTACGATTGTGGTTCATTCCCGTTGTTAAATGAAGTTAAAAATAATTTTACTAACATATATGTTTCTACTGGAGCAACCTACGATAATGAAATTATTAAAGCTGCCGAGGTTTTAGGTGGGAGTCAATTCAGCTTTTTACATTGTGTAACTATCTATCCTACACCTACAGATAGTTTCAATTTGGCGCGCATGGAATTCCTCAAAAAATATTCTAATAATGTTGGATGGAGTGATCACAGCTTAGTAGAAAGGGATAACATTTGGGGCACTATTGCTGCACTATATTACGGCGCTTCAATTATTGAGAGACATTTTACTATTTTACCTAAAGATAAAACAAAAGATGGACCAGTATCAATTACTCCTGAACAAACTAAAGAAATAAAAAGAGTGTCGAACCTCAGTAAAGAAGAATTATTGATTTATTTAAAAGAAAAATTCCCAGAATATGAGAAGACATTCGGCAATATTACGCGGGAACTGACACCCGCTGAATTGCTCAATAGAAATTATTATAGAGGAAGATTTGCAAGCCGTAATAAGGATGGGAATTATGTTTACAATTGGGAAGAAAGTGAGGTAATTTTTAAATGA